The genomic segment taaatgatgtgtctttcgatgatcttgattgcaaacaaatacttttaaatatattattttattttgatattgaaaaaatttattgtgcttcatgcatacattgctgaaaaactatgattaagaaattgagttctataaatatatatatctcaatgatcatctatatgtttttctctcctacattcttaaagacttccatcaaaatatatatatatagtgaatgatcttaaagctagaaatatttcagctcactcaaatgattcttaaaagaaaagaaatgtaaatgcttttgaaagaaattgagcttcaaatgaatcattttctgattaatatttttatacattttctctaagattaagagaaagcataacttgttcttgaaggattagaaagagtaattgctacaaattttgagtaattctagatcactctacattttcgatatcatagaatttcagttctattcatgcttgtcatcaaaatctgaaattcaacaaagaaaagaatgattaaagaagaatgcatcttttgagggggagctttagatattcaatctaaatgcaaaaggttacatccatttgatgaatatcttgaatgttttatggattgattttgataaacctCCTTGTGTTGCCATTATTTGTCTTAATTCTATAAAGttcgtcttatctcaaacattaagctttatagaaatATGCTCTCATTAGTGTAGGCtgtgctgaaacttatagaaaaatatattttcgagattgacaattttattgaacattatcttcaaattctaaactcttaaatggaacgatcaattaaggaggagaaaaaaatttcagaagaaaaGATCATATGAAAcctaatcgcataaatccataactaaaggagagagaaagaatactaaataaaaagtgatcctaatactctccaatatgtatcatctgaaatttaatctgaaaatctttacaatataccttgaggcttgttatttggttagtatatcttatgcatcaatcatgaaccaaattgcaattcaaatagttgatcttaagagcctctaatttaatgaaaaaggggaagaataatgattttcttgagaatctcttagaaaacctatttttggaattcactaatgagttcttattggcttgttctttagaacttcaatttcgtGCCAATCCATTATtatgtgtaccaaaatgtgcttctttttaaaggaataaagtctttaaaagagattTAAAAGAatcttcaaagccttgaattttatgtatgctctaagatatatcataaattgcatgaattcatgttttggtgtttatgccacaatatttttacatcataaaagaactttgcaatcatacttaatatattgctcttatactctgaaaattagttaaattactCTCATGTtgttaaaatacttaatatattgggcaaaagatcttaaatgaacaagctttcatacttattatcgAAGAGAGATCAGATTTCCAtttgtgctttccttgaatatcatttatggtacttcttgaattaacttaagaaagattccacctacacttgatttgaaaactatctttggaatcacattcgatgtgttttcctctgaaattatcttaattggctctggtctatgctcattaatctttttctaacattattatcttgagttatatgattcatattcttacaATAATTTGACacgcaaatcagagtacaataagaaaaagaaatatttgagtattcttatctttgtgcttaatgtttcactatctttttgatgttgtcaaaaaggggaagaaatatctaagtatatgctcataatgctttatgtgttgattatgttaagttgattaaatctaaagcattatcatgaagtatattttaaagatatatattttctacttcaaacaacttagctatgcattacttctagaacacaatatattttatattgcatatactccaagttttgtcattatcaaaaagggggagattgatgacccaaagattgatttaaagattgattttgatgatcacaaaaccttgaagcataaatactaatgtttgtgttacaagaagaaagataatttgttttgcaaggaacatagcaagttggaaaaatacaagaaagcctcaaaagctctcaagaaaagttggaagaaagctacactttattggcccaagtttcaagttcaaatgattcaagttagaggagcaaattcaaagaaagattcaaaaaaatagtcctcgagtcgactcctggaagtttagagtcgactctggcactctggagtttcaagaaacagtgctcgagtcgactccgatactctacgagtcgactccgactgagaacaaacaaaaagacagagagttgattttcagtgctacagtgctcgagtcgactcctacttcagcgctatagtgctcgagtcgactcctacttcagtgctacagtgctcgagtcgactcctacttcggTGCTatagtgcggagtcgactcccagctacagtgccgacagactagtattcacaagtgactcctgtttcagccgagtcgactcctacttcagccgagtcgactccagcatgctgggaggcataacggctagttttttcttgattccaacggctctatttttgtctctaacggctagatttttgtttccactccctctaaagctataaaatcaagaggagagctagggaagaagggatggaagtgagagagaacatttagaaaagagatttcaaagagattacaagagaaatctcctaaaagcacaaaagggccattcaaagtaaaagagagagaagaataacatccaagtgaatcccaaagcttcctctccaactgtgtgctgcctcggtgatcctctacttcatgcaaaataagaagagggtcaagtaaagaagaagccgagttccttcatctacaaatttgtttgagggcttcttctctttactttacttatttatatttgctatatttgcttatttaagaagcttgtatttgttttaaattcttgttctaatatcttgtaacttgattcaatcaagggattgaatcagggggttaaggtttgttggtgagccaaaggaaaaaccaacgttgtaaggttgtggttggtgagcctttgggaaaaccaactgggttgattgtgaacccgaaaaataatcgttgtaaggttgtggttggtgagcctttgggaaaaccaactgggttgattgtgaactcgaaaaacaatcgttgtaaggttgtggttggtgagcctttggaaaaaccaactgggttgattgtgaacccggaaaacaatcgttgtaaggttgtggttggtgagcctttgagaaaaccaactgggttggattgtgagcccgtgaaaacaatcggttggttctagtcggtgagcctgtgaaaaccgaccgagttcgttgtgatctcgcaaaacaacaagttgggttgtgagcttgtaaaacaaccgactgtaatctgagggattatagtgaaattcccaagaggtcttggggagtggatgtaggtgctggggtgcaccgaaccactatacatctttgtgtttgtgatgccttatctcttgtatttcatgccttacattcatgcttgattgtgtaatatctctagctttgttttctatagagttatgagtgattgtttagaatttgcttagcttccactccattcttaccatacacatagattaaaattgatcatacaactataagttaattttagatcaattgcaccctaaagccatagtataattgctctagcttaattttccactgctttacttgtaattgcctagagcttaagtaaataatatcttatcattccgctgcattctattcaaagtaaaaattagggaacataatttttagaaaatccaattcacccccctcttggattgtcaccttgggcaacaacttTCATCTGATGGTAATTGGCTCGAAGGTCTAGGTTGGTGAAATATGAAGCTCCATAAAGCTCTTCTAACAAGTCATCGGCAGTTGGGATTGGGAAACGATCTTTAATGGTGACAGCAATAAGTACTCTATATTTCGCATACAGGAAGTGTAAGGGAATTTTTTTCAATCAAAGCATTTGTGGTTTTATCTTTCACCCAAAGAGAGTGTTATCTTCTTTATCCATTTATATTTTCAACTCTTCTATATCATTAGTACAGAAGCCAAATCTAACAACCTTCCCTAGAAATACTCTCCAGTATTTGTACAACTCTTCTACTACTACCAGTACAACTGAACCCGAAATACTCTCCAATAACTAGTAAGACTTATTTTCTATTGCAGCTCTCCGTTGGTGCTTGAATCTCTCGGCGCTTGACCAGATAATCTCTCAACAGCTTCTTCTTCAAGCCAATGTCTCTCATGCCACGCATTCTTCTCATCCCACATATTTAGGATTCTTCCTCTGCACCCTTTGTGAACGACGTGGCTTATCACTGTGCATGCTTGTAACTAACAAGTTGATCATATCTTGGGCTATCATATTCTCAAGAATAATCCTGACTCTAAAATGGGCTCTGACATCTGCGCAGATATTTTGGTTTTGAAACCTAGAACCCGGATCTTAGCTCCGCAGGCTGGAAAACTATCTGGGCTGTCAGGTTTTACAAGGTTTGACATGAGTACTGTGCTATCTTCCACTCTACTACAATACCCACATTCTCTGCACCCCAAGAATGCACCTGTTTTAATGGCGGAAGAGTGGGGGCGGAGGGGAAGCAAGCTAACACCCAAGGGCTTCCTCCTAAACCTCCTTTCGATTAAGGGGCTCCAAGCCAACACCCAAAGTAGGGCTTCTAATAAGAGAAAGCCTGAGCGGCCTGATAGCAAGGCCCGAGAGCAATCGGGCTCGGGTTCAAAGTTTTAACATAACAAGGCCCGAGAATCATCGGATCATGCAATGGCCACCTTGAGATCTTTGCAGGATGTGATTTAGTAGTTAACGTTGCAAAAAAAGATCAATCAatcttttgcatgaaagatGGTTCGGGCTACGCAAGACTCCGGCGTGATCTCTAAAATCTGGGCTTGTTCAAATCTTGGCCTAACCTGGTTATTGCAGGTTGCTCGATGCATCACCCATCAATCTTACTTAGCTTTATTTTATCAAGAAAAATTTGCTAGTATAGTTAATACCGAAGTACCAACCATACCTGAGATTAGGCCAAGATATTCATAATCAAAGATGATGACGAAAATATGGGCATCGAACCGGATTAATAGAGGAATGATTGAAGGAACTAAAGGCGAAAGAAACGATTCAGAGCTCATCTAGTTTTGTGACGTAAACTGCACAATAAACAAAACAGAGTGAAATGTAATGGATCTAGTGTACAGAAAGTAATGAGGACAGAAGGCAGCATATAAACTAGAGGAAAGAGATTCTCTACCAACAAATCTCATAGGTTATGATGGAAACCTTAGCTCTTGTTTAAATTTACCTTCGTTTGCTGCTTCTGCCAGAATCTGCTTGTCTTTTGGATTTATGTTTTAAACCAACAACGAGTAGCAGAAACAGATATGTGGAACCTAAGGAACACCTAGCTGGCTGATGAGAATGGGGGAGAGTGAGACAGAGAGATGAACAGAGGAAAAAGGCACCACATTACTATTAGTCTCTGCCTAAAGCAATAGTCTCAATGTCTCTCACTTGTACTTCTATTCATAGACAACAATTTACTAAGTATCCTTTTTGGCTTTGTAGGGATAGAGCACAAAGCTTTGAACCTCGAAGAAGAGCTCCTCATCAGACCATCGCGAGGCATCACAATATCATCCATGCCATTGTCGACCTCTGCCAGCTTCATCCTAAGTGTTGCAAGCTTCGACGTCGGGCATTTCAATTCGGAGATGCTCCAGTTATCATCCGTATGGGTCGCAGAGCCCAAATGTTGAAGCTTTGGTTCTTCTCTTTCTCCATCTCCTGCAGCCGTTTTAGCTAGCAGTGCCTTAATGTTGTGAGGCAGCTCATTCACCTGGCCACTGGACATGGCGGCACGGGCTTGCTCGAAGAACAGGACCTGCACCACTACTCTTAATGGAAGCAGCTCATTCTGAGCAGCATGCATGCAGGCTTCAACTGAGAGCTTTTTGCAATCCAAGATCCGACACAACTGCTTCCTTGCATTCTTGCCCAGGTCTGGGTGTGTCTGATTCCATATAGAAAGCAAACAAGCAGTTGAAAGACTACTTGGAGTGGAAATAAACAGCAGAAGCTAAGAACTTGGAAACTAGTAAGAGAAATTACCCTGAGGTAAATATCAATCACTCCGTAGAGATCATCATGGTCTGGTCTTGCGAAGTCCGGCACAGCTTCAGCAAGAGCAATCAACTTTTCCATAGGCAGATTTGGATCTCTTGCAATCTCCTTGAGATAACCATCTATGAGCTTAGCCACCCTCAGCTTGGAGCTATGGGAGGCAGAAGATGACCTCCTGCCGTTCTCCTGCCCCTCGAATTCCACGTTGTCCGCCGACCGGGATCGTCTCCTCTCGCAATTGAGCTTTCCTCTCGGAGGGCTAGTTGGAGGACTCTGTCCTTGAAGCATGAACTCCTCCAATATGATCATCACTATGTCGACATCGTAGAGCAGCTCGTCTGCGTAGGACAGAGATGGAATTAAGAGATCTCTAACAGTCGCTTCCTCCAGCTGAACTCCGGCTCTCCTCGCCAAATCCATCTTTGATGATACTGAGGCATTAAGTATGTTGGCGGCCTTAAGAAGCCTTAGAAGGAAACTACAAGACACAGAGCCTTTGTCAATTGGTAATAAGCTTACTAATTTCTCCAACAGCAATCTGTGCTTCAAGGTGATCTCTCTGAGAGGTTCTGAGCAAGAATTCTCTGTGAGCTGGTTGCTCTGATGGCCATCTCTTTCCATGTTTGGCAACCAATGGAAGGCGTAAACCAGCAATGCCTCCCCGACGAGCTTGTTCGAAACTACGCCTGCAGACTTGACAGCCACCATGATCCTCCAATAGTGGTCTATCCCCAATTCAGAGATGTCTAGTGCCCACCAGTCTTTCGACAACAGCTTCTGACTGCTGTGAGACAAGTTTGCCTTGGAAGGGTGGGCGATGATCATCGTGGCGATGGCATCGATGCAGCGGCCTGTCATTCCGAGCTCCTCACACAGGGGAGCATATTGCTTTGTATTCTGCAGCGTGACGATTGTATCCTTCCAGCGGCGAAGGATGCATGATCTGAAGAAGACCTCGAGCTTGCCTATGAGGTTGCCTCTGTCGACGTCGTCGTTCATCTGAAGGTACTCGGCGGCACATCGGACTGGCACGATGTTGAGGGCGCTGAGAGTGATGGTGATACCATAGCAGAATTTTGCACAGGTCTCAAATGCCTCGGCACCGCCGGGGAGGTCAGGAAGTAGGATGATTGCATCCTCCGAGGTGTTTTTCAATTCAGAGCAGAGTAGTTGCAAGCGCAAGGACTTGGAAAGGAGAGGAAACTGTGATCGCAAAGAACCCAACAAGACGAATTAAAACTAAAGGAAAAACATCCAACAAAAAAAGATCATACTGAGTGTTGGAGTGAATGGTCTTAAAATAGATCTCCTTTTACCTTGTGTAGCTGATATAAGCTGTTCTGGACCTGGATCTTGAGGTCAGTTGAGACTTCAGAAGAAAGAGACCTACATCCAATAAGATCAAAATTTCTTGTAAGGAGTCACATGATATGAGAAACAAGGTATCACCAAGTGCAAAATATAGGTTTTAGCCATTACACCATTATTCACCAACAGAAGAAGAGAGGACAGGAGAAAGCTAGGAGGAAAACAGGGCTTTGACACGAGACCAATATTCTCAAATGCTTTTGAAGAGATTCATGGGAGAGGACGTCACCTTATGGCTTCTGTGGTGAAGAAGGTGTCAGGCCGGGTTCCAAGCTTCATAAACTTCATCTTGGCTTTAGTTCATTGCCCAGCTACTGCCAGTGATCACCAAGCAGTCAGCTCTCACTTCTGTGATAAAAAGCTTCTCCCCTTCCTGTTAAGCGCTTACAGAGGCACCGCCATATACTGACTCTCTGCAGAGATGGGAGCCCAACTTTTGGAACAGGATTTATTCTTCTTTCACTCTCTTTCCCCGGTCACGCTGTTCTTTTGGTGGAGAGTAAATATATATGAGAAGTGGTTGGGCAGAGAGCATTCAAGGAAGGGACAGAATCCAAGGAGGGGATGCCTTGCTGAGGTCTGGCTGGGAGATGTGGGGGATATATTGGGAGGATTAATTAATGCAAATGGTTGAGAGCTAGGGGATGAGTCAATGATGATTAAGGAGATAAATGTGAAATAAAACAAGGAATATGCGTGTCGATTTCAATCAATTTTGGACACACCAAATAAGATTGGACATATGACCTAAAACAAATTAGCCAGAGACAGAAATTTATTCATAGAATAAAAGACTACAGCATGAATTGTAAAATCTtttacatgaaaaaaaaaaacatcataaaTAGCTTTGAGTAACTTTTACGAACTGATGACATGCAATGCTAACTAGTCTTAGCCGGTTGGCTCCCCTCTTTATCTAGAAGAGGTTCAACTTTGAACCCTAATGTTGACATCCCTCCTatatctccctctctctctgtgtctTAAACGTTGCGTTATTGTTTTTTTACTTTCCCTAATGAAATGACCCTATACTGCTATACAAAAGGAGACGCCCTTCCCTACAATCCTACTCATGAAATGCTGTCTTGGATAGACTTAATCCATC from the Phoenix dactylifera cultivar Barhee BC4 chromosome 14, palm_55x_up_171113_PBpolish2nd_filt_p, whole genome shotgun sequence genome contains:
- the LOC103698176 gene encoding BTB/POZ domain-containing protein At1g67900, coding for MKFMKLGTRPDTFFTTEAIRSLSSEVSTDLKIQVQNSLYQLHKFPLLSKSLRLQLLCSELKNTSEDAIILLPDLPGGAEAFETCAKFCYGITITLSALNIVPVRCAAEYLQMNDDVDRGNLIGKLEVFFRSCILRRWKDTIVTLQNTKQYAPLCEELGMTGRCIDAIATMIIAHPSKANLSHSSQKLLSKDWWALDISELGIDHYWRIMVAVKSAGVVSNKLVGEALLVYAFHWLPNMERDGHQSNQLTENSCSEPLREITLKHRLLLEKLVSLLPIDKGSVSCSFLLRLLKAANILNASVSSKMDLARRAGVQLEEATVRDLLIPSLSYADELLYDVDIVMIILEEFMLQGQSPPTSPPRGKLNCERRRSRSADNVEFEGQENGRRSSSASHSSKLRVAKLIDGYLKEIARDPNLPMEKLIALAEAVPDFARPDHDDLYGVIDIYLRTHPDLGKNARKQLCRILDCKKLSVEACMHAAQNELLPLRVVVQVLFFEQARAAMSSGQVNELPHNIKALLAKTAAGDGEREEPKLQHLGSATHTDDNWSISELKCPTSKLATLRMKLAEVDNGMDDIVMPRDGLMRSSSSRFKALCSIPTKPKRILSKLLSMNRSTSERH